Proteins from one Candidatus Desulfovibrio trichonymphae genomic window:
- a CDS encoding dTDP-4-dehydrorhamnose 3,5-epimerase family protein → MDAVMAGPPASAGEPAPEALGIEGAFFLPLRVIAANGGPVLHFLKPDSPLLPDFTSGFGEIYFSEALPGAVKAWKRHRRQTQLFAVPCGRLTIALYDGRPASSSCGLLHELILGRPDHYGLLHIPRGIWYGFAALGQNPALVCNCADMPHAPDESERRPPDDPTIPYRWSGTFA, encoded by the coding sequence ATGGACGCAGTGATGGCCGGGCCGCCCGCTTCCGCCGGCGAACCGGCGCCGGAAGCCCTTGGCATTGAGGGCGCGTTTTTTCTGCCGCTGCGGGTCATTGCCGCAAACGGAGGCCCGGTACTGCATTTTTTAAAGCCGGACTCTCCCCTACTTCCGGATTTCACCAGCGGCTTTGGTGAAATATATTTTTCCGAAGCCCTGCCGGGCGCAGTCAAAGCATGGAAACGCCACCGTCGCCAGACGCAGCTCTTTGCCGTGCCGTGCGGACGTCTAACGATCGCGCTCTACGACGGCCGACCCGCTTCTTCTTCGTGCGGCCTGCTGCACGAACTGATTCTTGGACGGCCGGACCATTACGGTCTGCTGCACATTCCCCGCGGCATCTGGTACGGTTTTGCCGCGCTGGGGCAAAACCCGGCGCTCGTCTGCAACTGTGCGGACATGCCCCATGCCCCGGACGAAAGCGAACGCCGGCCGCCGGACGATCCGACCATCCCTTACAGATGGTCCGGGACATTTGCATGA
- the metA gene encoding homoserine O-acetyltransferase MetA — MPIKIPADLPARTALESENIFVMTEDRAVRQDIRPIEIVIVNLMPTKIATETQLLRLLGNTPLHVNITLLRTAAHVSKNTPRNHLERFYKTFAEIRHRSFDGMIVTGAPLEHLPFENVDYWQELLAIMGYAAQNVYSTLYLCWAAQAALYHFYHLPRHDLPAKIFGVFRHAVLHPECRLFRGFDDEFKAPHSRHSAINIEDVLKTPHLRILAQSDQAGLTVLERTDHTQVFMTGHLEYDRVTLDAEYRRDLNKRLNPSVPANYYPGNNPEAAPLMTWRAHAHLFYSNWLNYYVYQETPFILTSFDRDDQD, encoded by the coding sequence ATGCCGATTAAAATTCCCGCTGACCTCCCGGCCAGAACCGCCCTGGAAAGCGAAAACATATTTGTCATGACGGAAGACCGCGCTGTCCGACAGGACATACGCCCGATTGAAATCGTGATCGTCAATCTGATGCCCACAAAAATCGCCACAGAAACACAACTGTTGCGCCTGCTCGGGAACACTCCCCTTCATGTCAATATTACCCTGCTGCGCACGGCGGCGCATGTGTCCAAAAATACGCCGCGGAACCATCTGGAACGCTTTTACAAAACATTTGCGGAAATCCGTCACCGCAGTTTTGACGGCATGATCGTCACCGGCGCACCGCTGGAACATCTGCCTTTTGAAAATGTGGACTATTGGCAGGAACTGCTGGCCATTATGGGCTACGCCGCACAGAACGTCTATTCCACGCTTTACCTCTGCTGGGCGGCGCAGGCGGCGCTCTACCATTTTTATCATTTGCCCAGACACGACTTGCCCGCCAAAATTTTCGGCGTTTTCCGCCACGCTGTGCTGCATCCTGAATGTCGTCTCTTCAGAGGCTTTGACGATGAATTCAAGGCGCCTCATTCACGCCATTCCGCAATCAACATTGAAGATGTGCTCAAAACGCCCCATCTGCGTATTCTGGCGCAGTCAGATCAGGCGGGGCTCACCGTGCTGGAACGAACAGACCATACCCAGGTTTTCATGACAGGCCATCTTGAATATGATCGCGTCACGCTGGACGCCGAATACCGGCGCGATCTAAACAAGAGGCTCAATCCCTCTGTTCCCGCAAATTATTACCCCGGCAACAACCCGGAGGCCGCGCCGCTGATGACCTGGCGGGCGCACGCCCATCTGTTTTACAGCAACTGGCTCAATTATTATGTATATCAGGAAACTCCCTTCATCCTCACATCCTTTGATAGGGACGACCAGGACTGA